A genomic region of Nostoc sp. UHCC 0702 contains the following coding sequences:
- the wecB gene encoding UDP-N-acetylglucosamine 2-epimerase (non-hydrolyzing) — protein sequence MINQKRVYIILGTRPEAIKLAPVIQVFQKSTDFESQVILTGQHREMVEQVMQLFNLKADHDLEIMQRQQSLTDITCRSLGGLEALFQESKPDLVIVQGDTTTAFGATLAAFYHKIPVGHVEAGLRTDDLFNPYPEEANRRLISQLTQLHFAPTTLAVENLQRSGVLGEIHLTGNTVIDALLNVAATQPACDVPGLNWDAYRTLLVTVHRRENWGEPLQAIAQGFLQILEKFPDTALLLPLHRNPTVREPLQALLGNHPRVFLTEPLDYAELVGAIGRSHFLLTDSGGLQEEAPSLGKPVLVLRETTERPEAVSAGTAKLVGTTTENIVAAAAQLLSNPQAYEAMANAINPFGDGHAAERILQIVKNYLEVSSIKGDRGMGR from the coding sequence ATGATTAATCAAAAACGAGTTTATATTATCTTGGGTACACGTCCGGAAGCGATTAAATTAGCTCCGGTAATTCAAGTTTTCCAAAAATCAACAGACTTTGAGTCGCAAGTAATTTTAACTGGACAGCACCGCGAGATGGTTGAACAAGTGATGCAGCTGTTCAACCTGAAAGCAGATCATGACTTAGAGATTATGCAGCGTCAGCAATCTTTAACCGATATTACTTGTCGTAGTTTGGGCGGCTTAGAAGCATTATTTCAAGAAAGTAAGCCAGATTTAGTCATAGTGCAGGGAGATACTACTACGGCTTTTGGGGCAACTTTAGCAGCTTTTTATCACAAAATTCCTGTAGGGCATGTAGAAGCAGGATTGAGAACTGATGACTTATTCAATCCTTACCCCGAAGAAGCTAATCGAAGGCTAATTTCTCAACTTACACAATTACACTTTGCACCAACTACTTTGGCTGTGGAAAACTTGCAGCGTTCTGGTGTGTTGGGGGAAATTCACCTGACAGGTAACACAGTAATTGATGCACTATTAAATGTGGCTGCAACTCAACCAGCCTGTGATGTACCTGGTTTAAATTGGGATGCGTATCGCACCTTGTTAGTAACAGTCCATCGGCGGGAGAATTGGGGAGAACCACTACAAGCGATCGCTCAAGGATTTCTGCAAATATTAGAAAAGTTCCCCGATACGGCCTTGCTTTTACCATTACACCGTAATCCTACAGTGCGAGAACCGTTGCAAGCGCTTTTAGGCAATCATCCACGAGTCTTTTTGACAGAACCCTTAGATTATGCTGAACTAGTAGGGGCGATTGGGCGATCGCATTTTTTACTCACCGACTCTGGTGGTTTACAAGAAGAAGCACCCAGCTTAGGAAAACCAGTGCTGGTTCTTAGAGAAACTACAGAAAGACCAGAAGCAGTCAGTGCAGGTACAGCTAAGCTTGTAGGAACCACCACCGAGAATATTGTTGCAGCTGCGGCACAGTTGCTGAGTAATCCCCAAGCCTATGAAGCAATGGCTAACGCAATTAATCCTTTTGGAGATGGTCATGCAGCAGAGCGCATATTGCAAATTGTAAAGAATTATTTAGAGGTTTCGTCAATCAAGGGAGATAGGGGGATGGGGAGGTAG
- a CDS encoding FAD-dependent oxidoreductase, producing the protein MVNQTYTAEVLVVGGGTGGTAAAIQAARRGAKTILVSEFPWLGGMLTCAGVSAPDGNELAAFQTGLWGAFLRELRRRQPGGLDNSWVSFFSYDPRIGAKIFADWVQELPNLHWISGQVPLEVLKQENCVTGVRFADFSVEAKIILDGTELGDLLALAEIPYRWGWELQSQWGEPSAPVAFNSVTDKYPVQAPTWIVIMQDFGEAIAPEIPAAANYNSSLFTGAWDNYGAEQFLNYGRLSVRLLMINWPICGNDYAEGVGRLIESEVAKAEFLQECRWHSHNFAHFIQNQLGRRYGLAEGVFPFAPTAFALHPYYRESRRLVGLTTVREQDILPVTGGKVALIYPDTIAIGNYANDHHYPGFNLPLQPKSIRWGGRWTGTPFTIPYRCLIPATTDNLLVCEKNISVSHIANGATRLQPVVMGIGQAAGMAAAMCVKLGIQPRDLPIRALQAALLQDLRSPAAIVPLFNLDLLPNQPQWLDWQLYYLDNPEAYPASGYFPLSYLHQYYDSDSEDFTGIFQRLNHQDYKFTITTPTAYEGQVWQLVTLRSHVDHRLEAAVHEEILSVRGRLNYSGNWLLVEEIIN; encoded by the coding sequence ATGGTAAATCAGACATACACAGCTGAGGTTTTAGTTGTTGGCGGAGGTACTGGAGGTACTGCTGCTGCTATCCAAGCCGCACGACGAGGAGCTAAAACTATCTTAGTGAGTGAATTTCCTTGGTTGGGGGGAATGCTGACTTGTGCTGGCGTGTCTGCACCTGATGGTAATGAACTGGCTGCTTTTCAAACCGGGTTATGGGGTGCGTTTTTGCGAGAATTGCGACGCCGCCAGCCAGGAGGGCTAGATAACAGTTGGGTGAGCTTTTTCAGTTACGATCCGCGTATTGGTGCAAAGATTTTTGCTGATTGGGTACAAGAGTTGCCAAATCTGCATTGGATTTCTGGACAAGTACCTTTAGAGGTTTTAAAACAAGAAAATTGTGTGACTGGCGTTCGCTTTGCTGATTTTAGTGTCGAAGCCAAGATTATTCTCGATGGTACAGAACTAGGAGATTTATTGGCTTTGGCAGAAATACCTTACCGCTGGGGTTGGGAATTGCAATCTCAATGGGGTGAACCTAGCGCACCAGTTGCTTTTAATTCGGTTACAGATAAATATCCAGTGCAAGCACCCACTTGGATAGTAATTATGCAAGATTTTGGTGAAGCGATCGCGCCTGAAATTCCTGCTGCTGCCAATTACAATTCATCGCTGTTTACCGGTGCTTGGGATAATTATGGTGCTGAGCAGTTTTTGAATTACGGGCGCTTAAGCGTCCGTCTATTGATGATTAATTGGCCCATCTGTGGTAATGACTACGCTGAAGGAGTAGGGCGGCTGATAGAGTCAGAGGTAGCCAAAGCTGAGTTTCTTCAAGAATGTCGCTGGCATAGCCACAATTTTGCCCATTTTATTCAAAATCAACTGGGTCGTCGCTATGGCTTGGCTGAGGGTGTTTTTCCCTTTGCTCCCACTGCTTTTGCACTGCATCCCTACTACCGCGAAAGTCGCCGTTTGGTTGGACTAACTACTGTCCGAGAACAGGATATTTTGCCAGTGACAGGGGGTAAGGTGGCATTGATTTATCCAGATACAATTGCTATTGGTAATTATGCCAATGACCACCATTACCCTGGCTTCAATTTGCCATTACAACCTAAATCTATCCGCTGGGGCGGACGTTGGACTGGGACTCCTTTCACTATTCCTTACCGATGTTTGATTCCAGCGACAACAGATAATTTATTGGTTTGTGAAAAGAATATTTCTGTCTCCCACATTGCTAATGGTGCGACGAGATTGCAACCTGTGGTGATGGGTATTGGTCAAGCGGCGGGAATGGCGGCGGCTATGTGTGTAAAGTTGGGTATTCAGCCTAGAGATTTACCGATAAGAGCGCTACAAGCAGCTTTATTGCAAGATTTGCGATCGCCTGCGGCAATCGTACCTTTATTTAATTTAGATTTACTACCCAATCAGCCCCAATGGCTGGACTGGCAACTTTATTACTTAGATAACCCGGAAGCTTATCCAGCCAGTGGCTATTTCCCTCTTTCATATTTGCATCAGTACTATGACTCTGATAGTGAAGATTTTACAGGCATTTTCCAACGTCTAAATCACCAGGATTACAAATTCACGATCACGACACCAACCGCCTATGAAGGACAAGTTTGGCAGCTTGTGACTTTGCGATCGCATGTAGACCATCGTCTAGAAGCTGCTGTTCATGAGGAAATACTCTCTGTTCGAGGTCGCCTGAATTATTCTGGTAATTGGTTGTTAGTTGAAGAGATTATTAACTGA
- a CDS encoding peptidoglycan-binding protein has product MEYLAHSLMLIANQEATGQAEYTEYNLPKLQFSSHQLFKSSAWLAFAGISVLFATVTQAQSASAAYVSTNGSCLTVRSGPSTAYRVVDCLRNGTALPRITGTQNGFARLSPGRYVSQRWISGRYNPGHTNTSGGVGGPITLTIGSRGPAVSRVQQALGIQSTGYYGSVTASRVRDFQARNGLLADGVVGPQTRSILLGNSGSVPRPGVGGPITLTIGSRGPAVSRVQEALGIQPTGYYGSVTASRVRDFQARNGLLADGVVGPQTRNLLFRG; this is encoded by the coding sequence ATGGAATATCTTGCTCATTCCCTCATGCTTATTGCTAACCAAGAGGCAACTGGACAGGCAGAATATACCGAATATAATCTTCCCAAGCTTCAATTCAGTTCCCATCAACTTTTTAAATCTTCTGCTTGGTTAGCTTTTGCCGGCATCAGTGTATTGTTTGCCACTGTCACTCAGGCTCAGTCAGCTTCGGCAGCATATGTATCTACCAACGGCAGTTGTCTAACTGTTCGTTCTGGGCCAAGTACCGCTTACCGAGTTGTGGATTGTCTCCGTAACGGCACTGCACTTCCACGAATTACAGGAACTCAGAACGGTTTTGCCAGACTGTCTCCAGGTAGATATGTTTCCCAGAGATGGATTAGTGGTAGATATAATCCTGGTCATACTAACACATCTGGCGGCGTTGGCGGCCCCATTACTCTAACTATTGGTTCTAGAGGCCCAGCTGTTTCACGAGTTCAACAAGCTCTAGGTATCCAATCCACAGGATATTATGGTTCTGTCACTGCTAGCCGAGTGCGAGACTTTCAGGCGCGTAATGGATTACTTGCAGATGGTGTAGTTGGCCCCCAAACTCGAAGTATCTTATTAGGAAATAGCGGCTCAGTTCCTCGTCCTGGTGTTGGCGGCCCCATTACTCTAACTATTGGTTCTAGAGGCCCAGCTGTTTCACGAGTTCAAGAAGCTCTAGGTATCCAACCCACAGGATATTATGGTTCTGTCACTGCTAGCCGAGTGCGAGACTTTCAGGCGCGTAATGGATTACTTGCAGATGGCGTAGTTGGCCCCCAAACTCGAAATCTTTTATTTCGAGGGTAG
- a CDS encoding M23 family metallopeptidase yields the protein MKKANVCQFCTYGLIGSISLITLISINTSALTQVVENSATQQTTIPYSGLIWPTQGIISQGFRKYKHEGIDIAGASGTPIVAAASGTVVQAGWDDWGLGNAITIKHPDGSVTVYGHNRRLLVSKGQQVNQGQIIAEMGSTGNSTAPHLHFEVHPNSRLAVDPLRLLSSPIAGKVPPQQIATSVSGNRQASKLNQLASLPPTVKQVAAAQPIPVSFAPVSNDNGCNGVTVIEGETASVRVKVCDENGQLFYVGQLKQNPSKPVKLPAWNIGRDRYEAVNGSFSYLVSAEKVEVWRNGIQLRSDNFYSLNR from the coding sequence ATGAAAAAAGCTAATGTTTGTCAATTCTGTACTTATGGCTTAATTGGCTCAATATCATTAATTACCTTAATAAGTATAAATACTTCAGCTTTAACTCAAGTAGTAGAAAATTCCGCAACTCAGCAAACGACCATTCCTTATTCTGGGTTGATTTGGCCAACTCAAGGTATTATTTCTCAAGGCTTCCGCAAATATAAACATGAAGGAATTGATATTGCAGGAGCGTCTGGGACTCCTATTGTTGCTGCCGCCTCTGGTACAGTTGTCCAAGCAGGTTGGGATGACTGGGGACTAGGCAATGCCATAACTATTAAACATCCTGATGGAAGTGTCACAGTTTACGGTCACAATCGGCGTTTATTGGTGAGTAAAGGTCAACAAGTCAATCAAGGCCAAATTATTGCTGAGATGGGAAGTACAGGCAATAGTACTGCACCTCATCTGCATTTTGAAGTTCATCCAAATAGTCGCCTAGCGGTTGATCCTCTTCGCTTATTGTCCTCTCCAATCGCAGGCAAAGTACCTCCACAACAAATAGCCACTTCTGTTTCTGGAAATCGTCAAGCAAGTAAGCTCAATCAACTAGCCTCACTACCACCAACAGTTAAGCAAGTTGCTGCGGCACAACCAATTCCAGTCAGTTTTGCACCTGTCAGCAATGATAACGGATGCAATGGCGTTACTGTTATTGAGGGTGAAACAGCAAGCGTTCGTGTAAAAGTGTGTGACGAAAATGGGCAATTATTTTATGTTGGACAGTTGAAGCAAAACCCAAGCAAGCCTGTAAAGCTTCCTGCTTGGAATATTGGTAGAGATAGATATGAAGCAGTTAATGGCAGTTTTTCTTACTTAGTCAGCGCTGAAAAAGTCGAAGTTTGGCGAAATGGTATTCAGCTGAGATCTGATAATTTTTATAGTTTAAATCGATAG